The Malus sylvestris chromosome 12, drMalSylv7.2, whole genome shotgun sequence genome contains a region encoding:
- the LOC126593206 gene encoding uncharacterized protein LOC126593206 isoform X19: MPRGRTFATIILTISLLILAVTANLRDHILHVNHVDGTNANANPNDKSQEIANAANHIGKAVNDVANTANSLLNNLATALKPNTDNFTEYPRPALVQEFLLAHNEIRREEKMKPLVWNDTMAQLAEDWAMKQDHHDCQMQHSSYQGMGENLFWAHKAHWLPREAVQDWGHEKVYYNKEKRECEPDKPCEHYTQIIWKDTEQVGCARHKCSNGNLLVVCEYYPPGNWVGMDPFNPIPLSELAHHNLSRTAPSPPASSPSPPPPPSSPNSEASNSGGKHLMKRKGNKGGGHHVPRGQNGQGQGQKGNQAQTNHRQGQKGNQGPINHEQGNQGTSNHEQGQKENQGPSNYGESQKGNQDSSNHGQGQKGNQDSSNHGQGQKENQGPSNYGEGQKGNQSSSNHGQGQKENQGPSNYGEGQKGNQSSSNHGQGQKGNQDSSNHGQGQKGNQSSSNHGQGQKGNQSSSNHRQGQKGNQDSSNHGQGQKGNQDSSNHGQGQKGNQDSSNHGQGQKENQSNYGQGKKGNQSSSNHGQGQKGNQDSSNHGQGQKEKQGPSNYGQNQKGNQDSSNHGQGQNGNQGPNNHRHNQGSHGGGGGHHRQH; this comes from the exons ATGCCGCGAGGTCGGACCTTTGCTACCATAATACTCACCATCTCTCTCCTGATCCTCGCGGTCACGGCCAACTTGAGAGATCACATTCTTCATGTCAACCATGTTGATGGAACAAACGCCAATGCTAATCCCAATGATAAATCACAGGAAATAGCCAATGCCGCCAACCACATTGGCAAGGCTGTCAACGACGTTGCCAACACCGCGAATAGCCTTCTCAATAACCTGGCCACCGCGTTGAAACCAAACACGGACAACTTCACCGAGTACCCTCGACCGGCGCTGGTCCAAGAGTTCCTCCTGGCCCATAACGAGATCCGAAGAGAGGAGAAGATGAAGCCGTTGGTGTGGAACGACACGATGGCCCAGTTGGCGGAGGACTGGGCCATGAAGCAGGATCATCACGACTGTCAAATGCAGCATTCATCGTATCAAGGTATGGGGGAGAACTTGTTCTGGGCTCACAAAGCGCATTGGCTGCCGAGGGAGGCAGTGCAAGACTGGGGACATGAGAAGGTGTACTACAACAAAGAAAAGCGCGAGTGCGAACCAGATAAACCATGTGAACATTACACGCAGATTATATGGAAAGACACTGAACAAGTAGGATGCGCCCGACACAAATGCTCCAATGGAAATTTGCTAGTTGTTTGTGAATATTATCCTCCTGGAAATTGGGTCGGTATGGACCCCTTTAACCCAATCCCTTTATCTGAATTAGCTCATCATAACCTGTCGAGGACGGCGCCATCACCACCAGCATCTTCGCCTTCTCCGCCGCCACCACCATCATCGCCTAATAGTGAGGCGTCAAATTCAGGCGGCAAACATTTGATGAAACGAAAG GGTAATAAAGGTGGGGGTCATCATGTGCCACGTGGACAAAATGGACAAGGTCAAGGTCAAAAGGGTAATCAAGCCCAAACTAATCACAGACAAGGTCAAAAGGGAAATCAAGGCCCAATTAACCACGAACAAGGAAATCAAGGCACAAGTAACCACGAACAAGGTCAAAAGGAAAATCAAGGCCCAAGTAACTACGGAGAAAGTCAAAAGGGTAATCAAGACTCAAGTAATCACGGACAAGGTCAAAAGGGTAATCAAGACTCAAGTAATCACGGACAAGGTCAAAAGGAAAATCAAGGCCCAAGTAACTACGGAGAAGGTCAAAAGGGAAATCAAAGCTCAAGTAATCACGGACAAGGTCAAAAGGAAAATCAAGGCCCAAGTAACTACGGAGAAGGTCAAAAGGGAAATCAAAGCTCAAGTAATCACGGACAAG GTCAAAAGGGTAATCAAGACTCAAGTAATCACGGACAAG GTCAAAAGGGAAATCAAAGCTCAAGTAATCACGGACAAGGTCAAAAGGGAAATCAAAGCTCAAGTAATCATAGACAAGGTCAAAAGGGTAATCAAGACTCAAGTAATCACGGACAAGGTCAAAAGGGTAATCAAGACTCAAGTAATCACGGACAAGGTCAAAAGGGTAATCAAGACTCAAGTAATCACGGACAAGgtcaaaaggaaaatcaaagtaACTACGGACAAGGTAAAAAGGGAAATCAAAGCTCAAGTAATCACGGACAAGGTCAAAAGGGTAATCAAGACTCAAGTAATCACGGCCAAGGTCAAAAGGAAAAGCAAGGCCCAAGTAACTACGGACAAAATCAAAAGGGCAATCAAGACTCAAGTAATCACGGACAAGGTCAAAATGGTAATCAAGGCCCAAATAATCACAGACACAATCAAGGGTCTCATGGTGGCGGTGGCGGTCACCATCGTCAACACTAG
- the LOC126593206 gene encoding uncharacterized protein LOC126593206 isoform X6 — translation MPRGRTFATIILTISLLILAVTANLRDHILHVNHVDGTNANANPNDKSQEIANAANHIGKAVNDVANTANSLLNNLATALKPNTDNFTEYPRPALVQEFLLAHNEIRREEKMKPLVWNDTMAQLAEDWAMKQDHHDCQMQHSSYQGMGENLFWAHKAHWLPREAVQDWGHEKVYYNKEKRECEPDKPCEHYTQIIWKDTEQVGCARHKCSNGNLLVVCEYYPPGNWVGMDPFNPIPLSELAHHNLSRTAPSPPASSPSPPPPPSSPNSEASNSGGKHLMKRKGNKGGGHHVPRGQNGQGQGQKGNQAQTNHRQGQKGNQGPINHEQGNQGTSNHEQGQKENQGPSNYGESQKGNQDSSNHGQGQKGNQDSSNHGQGQKENQGPSNYGEGQKGNQSSSNHGQGQKENQGPSNYGEGQKGNQSSSNHGQGQKGNQDSSNYGQGQKENQGPSNYGQGQKGNQSLSNHGQGQKGNQDSSNHGQGQKGNQSSSNHGQGQKGNQSSSNHRQGQKGNQDSSNHGQGQKGNQDSSNHGQGQKGNQDSSNHGQGQKENQSNYGQGKKGNQSSSNHGQGQKGNQDSSNHGQGQKEKQGPSNYGQNQKGNQDSSNHGQGQNGNQGPNNHRHNQGSHGGGGGHHRQH, via the exons ATGCCGCGAGGTCGGACCTTTGCTACCATAATACTCACCATCTCTCTCCTGATCCTCGCGGTCACGGCCAACTTGAGAGATCACATTCTTCATGTCAACCATGTTGATGGAACAAACGCCAATGCTAATCCCAATGATAAATCACAGGAAATAGCCAATGCCGCCAACCACATTGGCAAGGCTGTCAACGACGTTGCCAACACCGCGAATAGCCTTCTCAATAACCTGGCCACCGCGTTGAAACCAAACACGGACAACTTCACCGAGTACCCTCGACCGGCGCTGGTCCAAGAGTTCCTCCTGGCCCATAACGAGATCCGAAGAGAGGAGAAGATGAAGCCGTTGGTGTGGAACGACACGATGGCCCAGTTGGCGGAGGACTGGGCCATGAAGCAGGATCATCACGACTGTCAAATGCAGCATTCATCGTATCAAGGTATGGGGGAGAACTTGTTCTGGGCTCACAAAGCGCATTGGCTGCCGAGGGAGGCAGTGCAAGACTGGGGACATGAGAAGGTGTACTACAACAAAGAAAAGCGCGAGTGCGAACCAGATAAACCATGTGAACATTACACGCAGATTATATGGAAAGACACTGAACAAGTAGGATGCGCCCGACACAAATGCTCCAATGGAAATTTGCTAGTTGTTTGTGAATATTATCCTCCTGGAAATTGGGTCGGTATGGACCCCTTTAACCCAATCCCTTTATCTGAATTAGCTCATCATAACCTGTCGAGGACGGCGCCATCACCACCAGCATCTTCGCCTTCTCCGCCGCCACCACCATCATCGCCTAATAGTGAGGCGTCAAATTCAGGCGGCAAACATTTGATGAAACGAAAG GGTAATAAAGGTGGGGGTCATCATGTGCCACGTGGACAAAATGGACAAGGTCAAGGTCAAAAGGGTAATCAAGCCCAAACTAATCACAGACAAGGTCAAAAGGGAAATCAAGGCCCAATTAACCACGAACAAGGAAATCAAGGCACAAGTAACCACGAACAAGGTCAAAAGGAAAATCAAGGCCCAAGTAACTACGGAGAAAGTCAAAAGGGTAATCAAGACTCAAGTAATCACGGACAAGGTCAAAAGGGTAATCAAGACTCAAGTAATCACGGACAAGGTCAAAAGGAAAATCAAGGCCCAAGTAACTACGGAGAAGGTCAAAAGGGAAATCAAAGCTCAAGTAATCACGGACAAGGTCAAAAGGAAAATCAAGGCCCAAGTAACTACGGAGAAGGTCAAAAGGGAAATCAAAGCTCAAGTAATCACGGACAAGGTCAAAAGGGTAATCAAGACTCAAGTAATTACGGACAAGGTCAGAAGGAAAATCAAGGCCCAAGTAACTACGGACAAGGTCAAAAGGGAAATCAAAGCTTAAGTAATCACGGACAAGGTCAAAAGGGTAATCAAGACTCAAGTAATCACGGACAAG GTCAAAAGGGAAATCAAAGCTCAAGTAATCACGGACAAGGTCAAAAGGGAAATCAAAGCTCAAGTAATCATAGACAAGGTCAAAAGGGTAATCAAGACTCAAGTAATCACGGACAAGGTCAAAAGGGTAATCAAGACTCAAGTAATCACGGACAAGGTCAAAAGGGTAATCAAGACTCAAGTAATCACGGACAAGgtcaaaaggaaaatcaaagtaACTACGGACAAGGTAAAAAGGGAAATCAAAGCTCAAGTAATCACGGACAAGGTCAAAAGGGTAATCAAGACTCAAGTAATCACGGCCAAGGTCAAAAGGAAAAGCAAGGCCCAAGTAACTACGGACAAAATCAAAAGGGCAATCAAGACTCAAGTAATCACGGACAAGGTCAAAATGGTAATCAAGGCCCAAATAATCACAGACACAATCAAGGGTCTCATGGTGGCGGTGGCGGTCACCATCGTCAACACTAG
- the LOC126593206 gene encoding uncharacterized protein LOC126593206 isoform X24, with translation MPRGRTFATIILTISLLILAVTANLRDHILHVNHVDGTNANANPNDKSQEIANAANHIGKAVNDVANTANSLLNNLATALKPNTDNFTEYPRPALVQEFLLAHNEIRREEKMKPLVWNDTMAQLAEDWAMKQDHHDCQMQHSSYQGMGENLFWAHKAHWLPREAVQDWGHEKVYYNKEKRECEPDKPCEHYTQIIWKDTEQVGCARHKCSNGNLLVVCEYYPPGNWVGMDPFNPIPLSELAHHNLSRTAPSPPASSPSPPPPPSSPNSEASNSGGKHLMKRKGNKGGGHHVPRGQNGQGQGQKGNQAQTNHRQGQKGNQGPINHEQGNQGTSNHEQGQKENQGPSNYGESQKGNQDSSNHGQGQKGNQDSSNHGQGQKENQGPSNYGEGQKGNQSSSNHGQGQKENQGPSNYGEGQKGNQSSSNHGQGQKGNQDSSNHGQGQKGNQSSSNHRQGQKGNQDSSNHGQGQKGNQDSSNHGQGQKGNQDSSNHGQGQKENQSNYGQGKKGNQSSSNHGQGQKGNQDSSNHGQGQKEKQGPSNYGQNQKGNQDSSNHGQGQNGNQGPNNHRHNQGSHGGGGGHHRQH, from the exons ATGCCGCGAGGTCGGACCTTTGCTACCATAATACTCACCATCTCTCTCCTGATCCTCGCGGTCACGGCCAACTTGAGAGATCACATTCTTCATGTCAACCATGTTGATGGAACAAACGCCAATGCTAATCCCAATGATAAATCACAGGAAATAGCCAATGCCGCCAACCACATTGGCAAGGCTGTCAACGACGTTGCCAACACCGCGAATAGCCTTCTCAATAACCTGGCCACCGCGTTGAAACCAAACACGGACAACTTCACCGAGTACCCTCGACCGGCGCTGGTCCAAGAGTTCCTCCTGGCCCATAACGAGATCCGAAGAGAGGAGAAGATGAAGCCGTTGGTGTGGAACGACACGATGGCCCAGTTGGCGGAGGACTGGGCCATGAAGCAGGATCATCACGACTGTCAAATGCAGCATTCATCGTATCAAGGTATGGGGGAGAACTTGTTCTGGGCTCACAAAGCGCATTGGCTGCCGAGGGAGGCAGTGCAAGACTGGGGACATGAGAAGGTGTACTACAACAAAGAAAAGCGCGAGTGCGAACCAGATAAACCATGTGAACATTACACGCAGATTATATGGAAAGACACTGAACAAGTAGGATGCGCCCGACACAAATGCTCCAATGGAAATTTGCTAGTTGTTTGTGAATATTATCCTCCTGGAAATTGGGTCGGTATGGACCCCTTTAACCCAATCCCTTTATCTGAATTAGCTCATCATAACCTGTCGAGGACGGCGCCATCACCACCAGCATCTTCGCCTTCTCCGCCGCCACCACCATCATCGCCTAATAGTGAGGCGTCAAATTCAGGCGGCAAACATTTGATGAAACGAAAG GGTAATAAAGGTGGGGGTCATCATGTGCCACGTGGACAAAATGGACAAGGTCAAGGTCAAAAGGGTAATCAAGCCCAAACTAATCACAGACAAGGTCAAAAGGGAAATCAAGGCCCAATTAACCACGAACAAGGAAATCAAGGCACAAGTAACCACGAACAAGGTCAAAAGGAAAATCAAGGCCCAAGTAACTACGGAGAAAGTCAAAAGGGTAATCAAGACTCAAGTAATCACGGACAAGGTCAAAAGGGTAATCAAGACTCAAGTAATCACGGACAAGGTCAAAAGGAAAATCAAGGCCCAAGTAACTACGGAGAAGGTCAAAAGGGAAATCAAAGCTCAAGTAATCACGGACAAGGTCAAAAGGAAAATCAAGGCCCAAGTAACTACGGAGAAGGTCAAAAGGGAAATCAAAGCTCAAGTAATCACGGACAAG GTCAAAAGGGTAATCAAGACTCAAGTAATCACGGACAAG GTCAAAAGGGAAATCAAAGCTCAAGTAATCATAGACAAGGTCAAAAGGGTAATCAAGACTCAAGTAATCACGGACAAGGTCAAAAGGGTAATCAAGACTCAAGTAATCACGGACAAGGTCAAAAGGGTAATCAAGACTCAAGTAATCACGGACAAGgtcaaaaggaaaatcaaagtaACTACGGACAAGGTAAAAAGGGAAATCAAAGCTCAAGTAATCACGGACAAGGTCAAAAGGGTAATCAAGACTCAAGTAATCACGGCCAAGGTCAAAAGGAAAAGCAAGGCCCAAGTAACTACGGACAAAATCAAAAGGGCAATCAAGACTCAAGTAATCACGGACAAGGTCAAAATGGTAATCAAGGCCCAAATAATCACAGACACAATCAAGGGTCTCATGGTGGCGGTGGCGGTCACCATCGTCAACACTAG
- the LOC126593206 gene encoding uncharacterized protein LOC126593206 isoform X39: MPRGRTFATIILTISLLILAVTANLRDHILHVNHVDGTNANANPNDKSQEIANAANHIGKAVNDVANTANSLLNNLATALKPNTDNFTEYPRPALVQEFLLAHNEIRREEKMKPLVWNDTMAQLAEDWAMKQDHHDCQMQHSSYQGMGENLFWAHKAHWLPREAVQDWGHEKVYYNKEKRECEPDKPCEHYTQIIWKDTEQVGCARHKCSNGNLLVVCEYYPPGNWVGMDPFNPIPLSELAHHNLSRTAPSPPASSPSPPPPPSSPNSEASNSGGKHLMKRKGNKGGGHHVPRGQNGQGQGQKGNQAQTNHRQGQKGNQGPINHEQGNQGTSNHEQGQKENQGPSNYGESQKGNQDSSNHGQGQKGNQDSSNHGQGQKENQGPSNYGEGQKGNQSSSNHGQGQKENQGPSNYGEGQKGNQDSSNHGQGQKGNQDSSNHGQGQKENQSNYGQGKKGNQSSSNHGQGQKGNQDSSNHGQGQKEKQGPSNYGQNQKGNQDSSNHGQGQNGNQGPNNHRHNQGSHGGGGGHHRQH, from the exons ATGCCGCGAGGTCGGACCTTTGCTACCATAATACTCACCATCTCTCTCCTGATCCTCGCGGTCACGGCCAACTTGAGAGATCACATTCTTCATGTCAACCATGTTGATGGAACAAACGCCAATGCTAATCCCAATGATAAATCACAGGAAATAGCCAATGCCGCCAACCACATTGGCAAGGCTGTCAACGACGTTGCCAACACCGCGAATAGCCTTCTCAATAACCTGGCCACCGCGTTGAAACCAAACACGGACAACTTCACCGAGTACCCTCGACCGGCGCTGGTCCAAGAGTTCCTCCTGGCCCATAACGAGATCCGAAGAGAGGAGAAGATGAAGCCGTTGGTGTGGAACGACACGATGGCCCAGTTGGCGGAGGACTGGGCCATGAAGCAGGATCATCACGACTGTCAAATGCAGCATTCATCGTATCAAGGTATGGGGGAGAACTTGTTCTGGGCTCACAAAGCGCATTGGCTGCCGAGGGAGGCAGTGCAAGACTGGGGACATGAGAAGGTGTACTACAACAAAGAAAAGCGCGAGTGCGAACCAGATAAACCATGTGAACATTACACGCAGATTATATGGAAAGACACTGAACAAGTAGGATGCGCCCGACACAAATGCTCCAATGGAAATTTGCTAGTTGTTTGTGAATATTATCCTCCTGGAAATTGGGTCGGTATGGACCCCTTTAACCCAATCCCTTTATCTGAATTAGCTCATCATAACCTGTCGAGGACGGCGCCATCACCACCAGCATCTTCGCCTTCTCCGCCGCCACCACCATCATCGCCTAATAGTGAGGCGTCAAATTCAGGCGGCAAACATTTGATGAAACGAAAG GGTAATAAAGGTGGGGGTCATCATGTGCCACGTGGACAAAATGGACAAGGTCAAGGTCAAAAGGGTAATCAAGCCCAAACTAATCACAGACAAGGTCAAAAGGGAAATCAAGGCCCAATTAACCACGAACAAGGAAATCAAGGCACAAGTAACCACGAACAAGGTCAAAAGGAAAATCAAGGCCCAAGTAACTACGGAGAAAGTCAAAAGGGTAATCAAGACTCAAGTAATCACGGACAAGGTCAAAAGGGTAATCAAGACTCAAGTAATCACGGACAAGGTCAAAAGGAAAATCAAGGCCCAAGTAACTACGGAGAAGGTCAAAAGGGAAATCAAAGCTCAAGTAATCACGGACAAGGTCAAAAGGAAAATCAAGGCCCAAGTAACTACGGAGAAG GTCAAAAGGGTAATCAAGACTCAAGTAATCACGGACAAGGTCAAAAGGGTAATCAAGACTCAAGTAATCACGGACAAGgtcaaaaggaaaatcaaagtaACTACGGACAAGGTAAAAAGGGAAATCAAAGCTCAAGTAATCACGGACAAGGTCAAAAGGGTAATCAAGACTCAAGTAATCACGGCCAAGGTCAAAAGGAAAAGCAAGGCCCAAGTAACTACGGACAAAATCAAAAGGGCAATCAAGACTCAAGTAATCACGGACAAGGTCAAAATGGTAATCAAGGCCCAAATAATCACAGACACAATCAAGGGTCTCATGGTGGCGGTGGCGGTCACCATCGTCAACACTAG
- the LOC126593206 gene encoding uncharacterized protein LOC126593206 isoform X15, translating to MPRGRTFATIILTISLLILAVTANLRDHILHVNHVDGTNANANPNDKSQEIANAANHIGKAVNDVANTANSLLNNLATALKPNTDNFTEYPRPALVQEFLLAHNEIRREEKMKPLVWNDTMAQLAEDWAMKQDHHDCQMQHSSYQGMGENLFWAHKAHWLPREAVQDWGHEKVYYNKEKRECEPDKPCEHYTQIIWKDTEQVGCARHKCSNGNLLVVCEYYPPGNWVGMDPFNPIPLSELAHHNLSRTAPSPPASSPSPPPPPSSPNSEASNSGGKHLMKRKGNKGGGHHVPRGQNGQGQGQKGNQAQTNHRQGQKGNQGPINHEQGNQGTSNHEQGQKENQGPSNYGESQKGNQDSSNHGQGQKGNQDSSNHGQGQKENQGPSNYGEGQKGNQSSSNHGQGQKENQGPSNYGEGQKGNQSSSNHGQGQKGNQDSSNHGQGQKGNQISSNHRQGQKGNQSSSNHGQGQKGNQSSSNHRQGQKGNQDSSNHGQGQKGNQDSSNHGQGQKGNQDSSNHGQGQKENQSNYGQGKKGNQSSSNHGQGQKGNQDSSNHGQGQKEKQGPSNYGQNQKGNQDSSNHGQGQNGNQGPNNHRHNQGSHGGGGGHHRQH from the exons ATGCCGCGAGGTCGGACCTTTGCTACCATAATACTCACCATCTCTCTCCTGATCCTCGCGGTCACGGCCAACTTGAGAGATCACATTCTTCATGTCAACCATGTTGATGGAACAAACGCCAATGCTAATCCCAATGATAAATCACAGGAAATAGCCAATGCCGCCAACCACATTGGCAAGGCTGTCAACGACGTTGCCAACACCGCGAATAGCCTTCTCAATAACCTGGCCACCGCGTTGAAACCAAACACGGACAACTTCACCGAGTACCCTCGACCGGCGCTGGTCCAAGAGTTCCTCCTGGCCCATAACGAGATCCGAAGAGAGGAGAAGATGAAGCCGTTGGTGTGGAACGACACGATGGCCCAGTTGGCGGAGGACTGGGCCATGAAGCAGGATCATCACGACTGTCAAATGCAGCATTCATCGTATCAAGGTATGGGGGAGAACTTGTTCTGGGCTCACAAAGCGCATTGGCTGCCGAGGGAGGCAGTGCAAGACTGGGGACATGAGAAGGTGTACTACAACAAAGAAAAGCGCGAGTGCGAACCAGATAAACCATGTGAACATTACACGCAGATTATATGGAAAGACACTGAACAAGTAGGATGCGCCCGACACAAATGCTCCAATGGAAATTTGCTAGTTGTTTGTGAATATTATCCTCCTGGAAATTGGGTCGGTATGGACCCCTTTAACCCAATCCCTTTATCTGAATTAGCTCATCATAACCTGTCGAGGACGGCGCCATCACCACCAGCATCTTCGCCTTCTCCGCCGCCACCACCATCATCGCCTAATAGTGAGGCGTCAAATTCAGGCGGCAAACATTTGATGAAACGAAAG GGTAATAAAGGTGGGGGTCATCATGTGCCACGTGGACAAAATGGACAAGGTCAAGGTCAAAAGGGTAATCAAGCCCAAACTAATCACAGACAAGGTCAAAAGGGAAATCAAGGCCCAATTAACCACGAACAAGGAAATCAAGGCACAAGTAACCACGAACAAGGTCAAAAGGAAAATCAAGGCCCAAGTAACTACGGAGAAAGTCAAAAGGGTAATCAAGACTCAAGTAATCACGGACAAGGTCAAAAGGGTAATCAAGACTCAAGTAATCACGGACAAGGTCAAAAGGAAAATCAAGGCCCAAGTAACTACGGAGAAGGTCAAAAGGGAAATCAAAGCTCAAGTAATCACGGACAAGGTCAAAAGGAAAATCAAGGCCCAAGTAACTACGGAGAAGGTCAAAAGGGAAATCAAAGCTCAAGTAATCACGGACAAG GTCAAAAGGGTAATCAAGACTCAAGTAATCACGGACAAGGTCAAAAGGGAAATCAAATCTCAAGTAATCATAGACAAGGTCAAAAGGGAAATCAAAGCTCAAGTAATCACGGACAAGGTCAAAAGGGAAATCAAAGCTCAAGTAATCATAGACAAGGTCAAAAGGGTAATCAAGACTCAAGTAATCACGGACAAGGTCAAAAGGGTAATCAAGACTCAAGTAATCACGGACAAGGTCAAAAGGGTAATCAAGACTCAAGTAATCACGGACAAGgtcaaaaggaaaatcaaagtaACTACGGACAAGGTAAAAAGGGAAATCAAAGCTCAAGTAATCACGGACAAGGTCAAAAGGGTAATCAAGACTCAAGTAATCACGGCCAAGGTCAAAAGGAAAAGCAAGGCCCAAGTAACTACGGACAAAATCAAAAGGGCAATCAAGACTCAAGTAATCACGGACAAGGTCAAAATGGTAATCAAGGCCCAAATAATCACAGACACAATCAAGGGTCTCATGGTGGCGGTGGCGGTCACCATCGTCAACACTAG
- the LOC126593206 gene encoding uncharacterized protein LOC126593206 isoform X22 has product MPRGRTFATIILTISLLILAVTANLRDHILHVNHVDGTNANANPNDKSQEIANAANHIGKAVNDVANTANSLLNNLATALKPNTDNFTEYPRPALVQEFLLAHNEIRREEKMKPLVWNDTMAQLAEDWAMKQDHHDCQMQHSSYQGMGENLFWAHKAHWLPREAVQDWGHEKVYYNKEKRECEPDKPCEHYTQIIWKDTEQVGCARHKCSNGNLLVVCEYYPPGNWVGMDPFNPIPLSELAHHNLSRTAPSPPASSPSPPPPPSSPNSEASNSGGKHLMKRKGNKGGGHHVPRGQNGQGQGQKGNQAQTNHRQGQKGNQGPINHEQGNQGTSNHEQGQKENQGPSNYGESQKGNQDSSNHGQGQKGNQDSSNHGQGQKENQGPSNYGEGQKGNQSSSNHGQGQKGNQDSSNHGQGQKGNQISSNHRQGQKGNQSSSNHGQGQKGNQSSSNHRQGQKGNQDSSNHGQGQKGNQDSSNHGQGQKGNQDSSNHGQGQKENQSNYGQGKKGNQSSSNHGQGQKGNQDSSNHGQGQKEKQGPSNYGQNQKGNQDSSNHGQGQNGNQGPNNHRHNQGSHGGGGGHHRQH; this is encoded by the exons ATGCCGCGAGGTCGGACCTTTGCTACCATAATACTCACCATCTCTCTCCTGATCCTCGCGGTCACGGCCAACTTGAGAGATCACATTCTTCATGTCAACCATGTTGATGGAACAAACGCCAATGCTAATCCCAATGATAAATCACAGGAAATAGCCAATGCCGCCAACCACATTGGCAAGGCTGTCAACGACGTTGCCAACACCGCGAATAGCCTTCTCAATAACCTGGCCACCGCGTTGAAACCAAACACGGACAACTTCACCGAGTACCCTCGACCGGCGCTGGTCCAAGAGTTCCTCCTGGCCCATAACGAGATCCGAAGAGAGGAGAAGATGAAGCCGTTGGTGTGGAACGACACGATGGCCCAGTTGGCGGAGGACTGGGCCATGAAGCAGGATCATCACGACTGTCAAATGCAGCATTCATCGTATCAAGGTATGGGGGAGAACTTGTTCTGGGCTCACAAAGCGCATTGGCTGCCGAGGGAGGCAGTGCAAGACTGGGGACATGAGAAGGTGTACTACAACAAAGAAAAGCGCGAGTGCGAACCAGATAAACCATGTGAACATTACACGCAGATTATATGGAAAGACACTGAACAAGTAGGATGCGCCCGACACAAATGCTCCAATGGAAATTTGCTAGTTGTTTGTGAATATTATCCTCCTGGAAATTGGGTCGGTATGGACCCCTTTAACCCAATCCCTTTATCTGAATTAGCTCATCATAACCTGTCGAGGACGGCGCCATCACCACCAGCATCTTCGCCTTCTCCGCCGCCACCACCATCATCGCCTAATAGTGAGGCGTCAAATTCAGGCGGCAAACATTTGATGAAACGAAAG GGTAATAAAGGTGGGGGTCATCATGTGCCACGTGGACAAAATGGACAAGGTCAAGGTCAAAAGGGTAATCAAGCCCAAACTAATCACAGACAAGGTCAAAAGGGAAATCAAGGCCCAATTAACCACGAACAAGGAAATCAAGGCACAAGTAACCACGAACAAGGTCAAAAGGAAAATCAAGGCCCAAGTAACTACGGAGAAAGTCAAAAGGGTAATCAAGACTCAAGTAATCACGGACAAGGTCAAAAGGGTAATCAAGACTCAAGTAATCACGGACAAGGTCAAAAGGAAAATCAAGGCCCAAGTAACTACGGAGAAGGTCAAAAGGGAAATCAAAGCTCAAGTAATCACGGACAAG GTCAAAAGGGTAATCAAGACTCAAGTAATCACGGACAAGGTCAAAAGGGAAATCAAATCTCAAGTAATCATAGACAAGGTCAAAAGGGAAATCAAAGCTCAAGTAATCACGGACAAGGTCAAAAGGGAAATCAAAGCTCAAGTAATCATAGACAAGGTCAAAAGGGTAATCAAGACTCAAGTAATCACGGACAAGGTCAAAAGGGTAATCAAGACTCAAGTAATCACGGACAAGGTCAAAAGGGTAATCAAGACTCAAGTAATCACGGACAAGgtcaaaaggaaaatcaaagtaACTACGGACAAGGTAAAAAGGGAAATCAAAGCTCAAGTAATCACGGACAAGGTCAAAAGGGTAATCAAGACTCAAGTAATCACGGCCAAGGTCAAAAGGAAAAGCAAGGCCCAAGTAACTACGGACAAAATCAAAAGGGCAATCAAGACTCAAGTAATCACGGACAAGGTCAAAATGGTAATCAAGGCCCAAATAATCACAGACACAATCAAGGGTCTCATGGTGGCGGTGGCGGTCACCATCGTCAACACTAG